The following proteins come from a genomic window of Candidatus Thiodiazotropha sp. CDECU1:
- the galE gene encoding UDP-glucose 4-epimerase GalE, which yields MSHKGILVTGGAGYIGSHTARQLGEAGEKLVTLDNLSTGFRQAVLHGELVEGNTGDPELVSRILKDYDIDTVLHFAAHTIVPESVENPLKYYANNTCNTRNLLACCAEAGVKNFVFSSTAAVYGTPESGVAYEEAPTNPINPYGTSKLMSEMMLRDLAAASDMRYVALRYFNVAGCDLESRIGQSTPKATLLTKVACEAAVGKREAVYIFGTDYPTKDGTGVRDYIHVEDLADAHVKALAYLRKGGESTTLNCGYGHGYSVRELLKSVEDANGAALNIIEAERRAGDPPELVAGADKVREVLGWMPRYDDLSVIASSSLAWEKKQLDSPWSNS from the coding sequence ATGTCTCACAAAGGGATTCTCGTTACCGGCGGTGCTGGCTATATCGGCAGCCACACAGCCCGTCAGTTAGGCGAGGCCGGCGAGAAGCTGGTTACCCTGGACAATCTATCCACCGGGTTTCGTCAAGCCGTACTTCATGGCGAGCTTGTCGAAGGCAATACCGGCGACCCGGAGTTGGTGAGCCGTATATTGAAAGACTACGATATCGATACCGTACTCCATTTCGCTGCCCACACCATCGTACCGGAATCGGTGGAGAATCCTCTCAAGTACTACGCCAACAATACCTGTAATACCAGAAACCTCCTGGCCTGCTGTGCCGAGGCCGGGGTGAAAAATTTCGTTTTTTCATCCACTGCAGCCGTATATGGCACACCCGAGTCGGGTGTTGCCTATGAAGAGGCCCCCACCAATCCAATCAATCCCTACGGCACCTCCAAGCTGATGTCGGAAATGATGCTGCGAGATCTAGCGGCTGCCAGTGACATGCGCTATGTGGCATTACGCTATTTCAATGTTGCAGGTTGCGATCTTGAAAGCCGCATCGGCCAGTCGACACCTAAGGCGACACTATTGACCAAGGTGGCCTGCGAAGCCGCGGTGGGGAAACGTGAAGCGGTGTATATCTTCGGCACCGACTACCCCACCAAAGACGGCACCGGGGTACGCGATTACATTCATGTGGAAGACCTGGCCGACGCCCATGTAAAGGCCCTTGCCTACCTGCGCAAAGGGGGGGAATCGACCACCCTGAACTGCGGATACGGCCATGGTTACTCCGTGCGAGAGTTACTCAAGTCTGTAGAGGATGCCAACGGCGCAGCACTGAATATCATTGAGGCGGAACGACGTGCGGGTGATCCTCCGGAATTAGTCGCCGGTGCGGATAAGGTACGTGAAGTGCTGGGCTGGATGCCCCGCTACGATGACCTGTCGGTTATTGCCAGTTCATCCCTCGCCTGGGAGAAGAAGCAACTGGATTCACCCTGGTCCAATAGCTGA
- a CDS encoding acyl-CoA thioesterase: protein MENHKLVMPQHLNQYGYLFGGNLLQWVDENAWIAAVHDYPGRRFATIGMDRVEFHRSVRKGTILRFDIQQSHKGVTSVQYLANVYAKDPDSGMEESVFSTTITYVCLDDEGKKQPI, encoded by the coding sequence ATGGAAAATCACAAGCTGGTGATGCCCCAACATCTCAACCAGTACGGCTATCTGTTTGGCGGCAACCTGCTGCAATGGGTGGATGAAAACGCCTGGATAGCCGCGGTACACGACTATCCCGGACGACGCTTTGCCACCATCGGCATGGACCGGGTTGAGTTTCACCGCAGTGTACGCAAGGGAACCATTCTCCGCTTCGATATTCAGCAGAGCCACAAAGGCGTGACATCAGTGCAATACCTGGCAAATGTCTATGCAAAGGATCCGGATAGCGGCATGGAGGAGAGCGTCTTCAGTACCACAATCACCTATGTCTGCCTGGACGACGAGGGGAAAAAACAACCGATATGA
- the yaaA gene encoding peroxide stress protein YaaA has translation MLITISPAKTLDYETPPVTTTHSKPAFLKQSRQLVNNLRDYSALDLAELMKLSMKLSELNFDRFHNWKTPFTLKNAKQAALAMKGDVYAGLDAETLDEAGFNFAQQHLRILSGLYGVLRPLDLMQPYRLEMGTKLANERGKDLYAFWGEQITQALNKDLKAQGDEVLVNLASNEYFKAIKPKSIKGRIITPQFKEKKNGSYRMIGVFAKRARGEMSRYIIDNQLQDPKDIQGFKKDGYRYNKRLSKEDQWVFTRG, from the coding sequence ATGTTGATTACGATCTCCCCCGCCAAGACCCTCGATTACGAGACACCTCCGGTTACCACAACCCATAGCAAACCCGCCTTCCTGAAACAGTCGCGGCAATTGGTCAACAACCTGCGCGACTACTCGGCCTTGGATCTGGCAGAACTGATGAAGCTGAGCATGAAGCTGTCTGAACTCAATTTCGATCGTTTCCATAATTGGAAGACTCCTTTTACTCTGAAGAATGCGAAACAGGCCGCCCTGGCGATGAAAGGGGATGTCTATGCCGGGCTGGATGCGGAAACCCTGGACGAGGCGGGATTCAACTTTGCCCAGCAGCACTTGCGTATCCTCTCCGGATTATATGGTGTCTTAAGACCCCTCGATCTGATGCAGCCCTACCGCCTGGAGATGGGGACCAAGCTGGCCAATGAGCGAGGCAAGGATCTGTATGCCTTCTGGGGAGAACAGATTACCCAGGCACTCAATAAAGACCTCAAGGCCCAGGGCGATGAGGTCCTGGTAAATCTTGCCTCCAATGAGTATTTCAAAGCGATCAAGCCGAAATCTATCAAGGGCCGGATCATCACCCCGCAGTTTAAAGAGAAAAAGAACGGCAGCTATCGCATGATCGGTGTCTTTGCCAAGCGGGCCCGTGGTGAAATGAGCCGCTACATCATCGACAACCAACTGCAGGACCCTAAGGATATACAGGGCTTCAAGAAGGATGGCTACCGTTACAACAAGCGACTCTCGAAGGAAGATCAATGGGTATTCACCCGCGGCTGA
- the xthA gene encoding exodeoxyribonuclease III, with protein MKVVSFNTNGIRAREHQLSQLKAVYDPDIIGIQESKVQDADFPLSMIDKLGYKAGFHGQKTHYGVALLSKAEPIDIAKGFPHDREDAQRRLIVGRYDSPKGQPVTVINGYFPQGESRSHEVKFPAKRRFYADLLDYLNEAHDPNEALLLIGDMNVAPLDRDIGIGEDNAKRWLKTGKCSFLPEEREWLKALHSWGLHDSFRTLKPDVSDLFSWFDYRSRGFEREPKRGLRIDLVLATTPLIECCTDVGIAYDIRSMEKPSDHCPIWADFDY; from the coding sequence ATGAAAGTCGTATCATTCAATACCAACGGGATTCGTGCACGTGAGCATCAACTGAGCCAGCTCAAGGCTGTCTATGATCCGGATATCATCGGTATCCAGGAGTCCAAGGTGCAGGATGCGGATTTTCCGCTTTCCATGATCGACAAGCTTGGCTATAAGGCTGGATTCCATGGTCAAAAGACCCACTATGGCGTGGCCCTGCTATCCAAGGCGGAGCCGATCGACATCGCCAAAGGCTTTCCCCATGATAGGGAGGACGCCCAGCGCAGATTGATTGTCGGCCGTTACGACTCACCCAAGGGTCAACCCGTGACTGTCATCAATGGCTACTTTCCCCAGGGGGAGAGCCGTTCTCACGAGGTCAAGTTTCCTGCCAAACGTCGCTTCTATGCCGATCTGCTCGACTATCTGAATGAGGCACATGATCCGAATGAGGCACTATTGCTGATCGGTGATATGAATGTGGCGCCCCTGGATAGGGACATCGGAATAGGTGAGGATAATGCCAAGCGATGGTTGAAGACGGGTAAGTGCAGTTTCCTCCCGGAGGAGCGTGAATGGCTCAAGGCATTGCATTCTTGGGGTCTGCATGACAGCTTCCGTACCCTGAAGCCTGATGTGAGTGACCTTTTCAGCTGGTTTGATTACCGCAGCCGGGGGTTCGAGCGGGAACCCAAAAGAGGGCTTCGCATCGACCTGGTGTTGGCCACGACGCCGCTGATCGAATGCTGTACCGATGTGGGTATCGCCTACGATATCAGGTCGATGGAGAAACCCTCCGATCACTGCCCCATCTGGGCCGATTTCGATTATTGA
- a CDS encoding Mut7-C RNAse domain-containing protein, producing MPEVSLRFYEELNDFLPQALRKRSFTCSYTPKQPIKQLIENHGVPHTEVEVILVNGESVAFDYLLQPGDRISVYPVFESMDVTPLLRLRPKPLRALRFIADAHLGKLARYLRLLGFDCLFFNDAGDSELARNSVAQRRVLLTRDRGLLMHRVITHGCFVHATEPKRQLLEIVKRLQLEGVYNPFSRCMECNGQLAAVEKKRIEEQLPPRVREHHSDFWRCDACGRIYWKGSHYREMRSFIDSLVPSETKQ from the coding sequence ATGCCAGAGGTCAGTCTGCGGTTCTATGAAGAGCTGAACGATTTCCTGCCACAGGCTTTGCGCAAGCGCAGCTTTACCTGCAGTTATACCCCGAAGCAACCTATCAAGCAGCTAATCGAAAATCATGGTGTGCCCCATACTGAAGTTGAGGTGATACTCGTGAATGGCGAATCCGTGGCTTTTGATTATCTCCTGCAGCCGGGTGACCGTATCAGCGTCTATCCTGTATTTGAGTCGATGGATGTCACTCCACTGCTGCGCCTGCGACCCAAACCCCTGCGTGCACTGCGTTTCATTGCCGATGCTCACCTGGGGAAACTGGCACGATACCTACGTCTTTTGGGTTTCGATTGTCTGTTTTTCAATGACGCCGGTGACAGCGAACTGGCGCGTAATTCAGTCGCGCAGAGGCGGGTGCTGTTGACCCGTGATCGAGGCCTGCTGATGCATCGTGTCATCACCCATGGCTGTTTTGTGCATGCAACCGAGCCCAAACGGCAGTTGCTGGAGATTGTGAAGCGGCTGCAACTGGAAGGGGTGTACAATCCCTTTAGCCGCTGCATGGAGTGCAATGGTCAATTAGCGGCAGTGGAAAAAAAACGGATCGAGGAACAGCTGCCACCGCGAGTCCGTGAACACCATTCTGACTTTTGGCGTTGTGATGCGTGCGGACGAATCTACTGGAAGGGGAGTCACTACCGTGAAATGCGGTCTTTCATCGACTCCCTGGTCCCGTCTGAAACAAAACAGTAG
- the mtaB gene encoding tRNA (N(6)-L-threonylcarbamoyladenosine(37)-C(2))-methylthiotransferase MtaB encodes MRIHLKTLGCRLNEAEMETWSRDFQARGHRMTQQVEEADLLVVNTCAVTEEAVRKSRKLLSRSNRLNPHARLVVSGCYASLNPDSTAEIEGVDLVVNNRDKERLVEIVSEKLDLSIMPQSAIEGDATGLLSRGRQRAFIKVQDGCRYRCTFCIVTLARGDEQSRPAEEIIAEINHLQTQGIQEAVLTGVHIGGYGSDIDSSISDLIRRILRETEIPRLRIGSIEPWDIPGDFWSLFDNPRFMPHLHLPLQSGSDSVLRRMARRCRSDEYRQLVKRAREQVPDINITTDIIVGFPGESEEEWQQTLEFVEETGFGDLHIFAYSPRQGTKAASLPGALSREVKRQRSQALHRLAEQLKLQTLRPYLGRTLPVLIEAGDESGWGGYTPNYLRIMAKGPAGIDLKNRIVDVLISEIDAERQLQGRVHSIESTHHPCNQVTEKQV; translated from the coding sequence ATGCGCATACACCTCAAGACCTTGGGTTGTCGTCTCAACGAGGCGGAGATGGAGACCTGGAGCCGTGATTTTCAGGCCCGGGGTCATCGCATGACGCAACAGGTGGAAGAGGCTGATCTGCTGGTAGTCAACACCTGCGCCGTGACCGAAGAGGCAGTCCGAAAATCCCGTAAGCTGCTGAGCCGCAGCAACCGCCTGAATCCTCATGCCCGGTTAGTGGTCAGCGGTTGTTATGCCTCATTGAACCCTGACTCTACCGCTGAGATCGAGGGGGTGGACCTGGTAGTGAACAACCGGGACAAAGAGCGTCTGGTGGAGATCGTCAGCGAAAAACTCGATCTCAGCATTATGCCCCAGAGTGCCATCGAAGGGGATGCGACCGGCCTCCTCTCCCGCGGACGCCAGCGGGCATTCATCAAGGTCCAGGATGGTTGCCGCTATCGTTGCACCTTCTGCATCGTCACCCTGGCCCGGGGCGATGAGCAGAGTCGTCCCGCCGAGGAGATCATCGCCGAGATCAACCATCTGCAAACCCAGGGGATCCAGGAGGCAGTACTCACCGGGGTGCATATCGGGGGTTACGGATCCGACATCGACTCGTCGATAAGCGACTTGATCCGCCGGATTCTGCGGGAAACGGAAATCCCCCGACTGCGCATCGGATCCATCGAACCCTGGGACATACCTGGGGATTTCTGGTCACTGTTCGACAATCCCCGCTTCATGCCCCATCTGCACCTACCACTGCAGAGTGGGTCGGACAGCGTTCTGAGGCGTATGGCCAGGCGCTGTCGTAGCGATGAATATCGGCAACTGGTCAAGCGGGCCAGGGAGCAGGTCCCGGACATCAATATCACCACCGATATCATTGTCGGCTTCCCCGGCGAGAGCGAAGAGGAGTGGCAACAGACCCTCGAATTCGTCGAAGAGACAGGTTTCGGTGATCTGCATATCTTCGCCTATTCCCCTCGCCAGGGCACCAAGGCGGCGAGCCTGCCCGGGGCCCTCAGCCGGGAAGTCAAGCGGCAGCGCAGTCAGGCACTGCATCGATTGGCTGAACAGTTGAAACTGCAAACCTTGCGGCCCTATCTCGGCCGTACTTTGCCAGTATTGATTGAGGCTGGTGACGAGTCTGGCTGGGGAGGCTATACACCCAACTACCTGCGCATAATGGCCAAAGGACCCGCCGGGATCGATTTGAAGAACCGTATCGTCGATGTCTTGATATCTGAAATCGATGCGGAGCGGCAACTCCAGGGGAGGGTCCACAGCATAGAATCAACCCATCACCCTTGCAATCAAGTGACAGAGAAGCAAGTCTGA
- a CDS encoding TatD family hydrolase, whose translation MGIHPRLIDAHSHFDDVSFEPDREQALQRAHQAGVLEQIIPAIKTAWWPRIKQLCQQTSGLYPSYGLHPMFISDHLEEHLAALREWCEKEQPVAIGECGLDFFIDDPQPELQHYYFEQQLKIAAEQGLPVIIHARRSVEEVIKTLRRYPGIQGMLHSFSGSEQQAQQLIEMGFYLSFGGPITYDRAKRLHRLIRSLPLDAILLETDSPDQPGSQHRGQRNEPAYLPEVLAAVARLRQQPPEQIAEQTADNTRRLFRIDS comes from the coding sequence ATGGGTATTCACCCGCGGCTGATCGATGCACACAGCCATTTTGATGATGTCAGCTTCGAGCCTGACCGCGAGCAGGCACTGCAACGGGCACATCAAGCGGGCGTGCTTGAACAGATCATCCCCGCAATCAAGACGGCCTGGTGGCCCAGGATAAAACAACTCTGCCAACAGACCAGCGGCCTCTATCCAAGTTATGGCCTGCATCCGATGTTTATCTCCGATCACCTCGAGGAACACCTGGCGGCGCTAAGGGAATGGTGCGAAAAAGAGCAGCCGGTAGCCATCGGCGAATGCGGCCTTGACTTTTTTATCGATGATCCGCAACCGGAACTGCAGCACTACTATTTTGAACAGCAGCTGAAGATCGCTGCAGAACAGGGATTACCGGTCATCATCCATGCACGAAGATCGGTGGAAGAGGTGATCAAGACCCTGCGCCGCTATCCTGGAATACAAGGTATGCTGCACAGCTTTTCCGGCAGTGAACAGCAGGCACAGCAGCTGATCGAGATGGGATTCTATCTGAGTTTCGGTGGCCCGATCACCTATGACCGGGCGAAACGTCTGCATCGCCTGATCAGATCGCTGCCACTGGACGCTATCCTGCTGGAAACGGATTCACCCGACCAACCCGGGAGCCAACATCGAGGCCAACGCAATGAGCCGGCCTATCTGCCTGAAGTGCTCGCTGCAGTTGCCCGGCTGCGACAGCAGCCACCGGAACAGATTGCAGAACAAACCGCAGACAATACTCGGCGGCTTTTTAGAATTGACTCTTAG
- a CDS encoding undecaprenyl-diphosphate phosphatase — MELLQILLLATLQGLTEFLPISSSAHLILAPVVTGYEDQGLAFDVAVHLGTLAAVVGYFRHEIISISSDFFRSWFNPAARSRESHLGWMIIIATLPVGVFGILMKSLVETDLRSPLVIAITTIGFGLLLLLADRTGKRQRDEYAIRYKDALVIGLFQALAIIPGTSRSGATITGGLFLGLTRKAASRFSFLISIPTILMSGGLLTLDLISSDTPTDWLSLSLGTGLAFITAYLCIHYFLRFIETMGMLPFVIYRLILGGLILLFLV, encoded by the coding sequence ATGGAACTGCTGCAAATCCTTCTCCTTGCCACGCTGCAGGGATTGACCGAATTTCTGCCCATTTCAAGCTCAGCACACCTGATCCTGGCACCCGTGGTAACCGGTTACGAGGATCAGGGCCTGGCCTTCGATGTAGCCGTGCACCTGGGCACGCTGGCGGCGGTGGTCGGCTATTTCCGTCACGAGATTATCAGCATAAGCAGTGATTTCTTCCGTTCCTGGTTCAACCCCGCAGCCCGTTCCAGAGAATCGCACCTGGGCTGGATGATCATCATCGCCACCCTGCCAGTCGGCGTGTTCGGCATACTCATGAAATCCCTGGTGGAGACCGATTTGCGCTCCCCCCTGGTGATCGCCATCACCACCATCGGTTTCGGCTTACTGTTACTTCTCGCCGATCGCACCGGCAAGCGTCAGCGGGATGAATATGCAATCCGCTACAAAGATGCATTGGTGATCGGCCTGTTTCAGGCCCTGGCCATCATACCCGGCACCTCCCGCTCCGGCGCCACCATAACCGGCGGACTGTTTCTCGGGCTGACGCGCAAGGCCGCGTCCCGCTTCTCCTTTCTGATCTCGATACCAACCATTCTGATGTCCGGCGGACTGTTGACCCTGGATCTGATCAGCAGCGACACACCCACAGATTGGCTCTCCCTCAGCCTGGGGACAGGGCTCGCCTTCATCACTGCCTATCTCTGCATCCACTACTTCCTTCGCTTTATCGAAACAATGGGCATGTTACCCTTTGTTATCTACCGTTTGATCCTAGGTGGTCTGATCTTGCTGTTCCTGGTCTGA
- a CDS encoding YybH family protein, protein MSNPFATPQDAEDAYYDAIEEKDLQALMAVWDESEDVLCLLPMMAAQRGKEAISKVWDPLMQGDIGLDIQTKHLAWIETPELAIHLVEELVKGPGQTEAQPVYATNIFRKSGLGWKLLMHQNSPTPPPPGLHIPGMEM, encoded by the coding sequence ATGAGCAACCCATTTGCCACGCCACAAGATGCCGAAGACGCCTACTACGACGCCATAGAGGAGAAGGATCTGCAGGCATTGATGGCGGTCTGGGATGAGAGCGAGGATGTGCTCTGCCTACTGCCGATGATGGCGGCACAAAGAGGCAAGGAAGCGATCAGCAAGGTGTGGGACCCCCTGATGCAGGGCGATATCGGATTGGATATCCAGACCAAGCACCTGGCATGGATCGAAACCCCCGAGCTCGCCATCCACCTGGTTGAGGAGTTGGTGAAAGGACCAGGTCAAACCGAAGCGCAGCCTGTCTATGCCACCAATATCTTTCGTAAAAGCGGACTCGGCTGGAAACTGCTGATGCATCAGAACTCACCCACGCCACCACCTCCCGGGCTGCACATACCGGGCATGGAGATGTAA
- the rmuC gene encoding DNA recombination protein RmuC: MEWFTQASTLLQLLLILGFVCLILLGWVLYWLARLLDTQQREQRARIHHQQSLQDSLHEQERHYTREQSELRDLMTERIARGTLAQQRLLHGMQQTQMERSDKIYQGMERRYGEMQQHLSDGTGRLRLDLLEQFEGLKKAVTEGLGEGRLQQQEKLGELRESLAQSLVRHREAFDERQLESMRKQQEALQSGMGEVRKQVAEALTQHADNLGKRVQGLTETTDHRLKEISGQVEKRLNEGFEKTTETFNQVLTHLTRIDEAQKKITELSSNVVSLQEVLADKRSRGAFGEVQLSALVRNVMPESGFALQHTLSNGRRADCVLFLPDPTGNVAIDAKFPLESYQRMLDDQLAESERSQAQRQFRSDIKKHMEDIASRYIIPGETSDGAVMFIPAEAVFAEIHAHFPDLVEEAFRKRVWLVSPTTMMAILTTARAVLKDAATREQVHIIQEHLRALSKDFGRFQNRMDNLARHIGQAHQDVSDVNISARKITNRFDKIEKVELDEEQSPDLPVFRKAALPDSEDE, from the coding sequence ATGGAATGGTTTACCCAAGCTTCAACCCTGCTGCAGTTGTTGCTCATCCTTGGATTTGTCTGTCTGATACTGCTTGGCTGGGTGCTCTATTGGTTGGCTCGGCTGCTCGATACCCAGCAGCGTGAACAGCGGGCCCGCATCCACCATCAGCAGTCGTTGCAGGACTCCCTGCATGAGCAGGAGCGCCACTACACCCGGGAACAGAGCGAACTGCGCGATCTGATGACCGAGCGCATCGCCCGGGGCACCCTGGCCCAGCAGCGCCTGCTGCACGGAATGCAGCAGACCCAGATGGAACGCTCGGACAAAATCTACCAGGGCATGGAGCGACGCTATGGTGAGATGCAGCAGCATCTCTCCGATGGTACGGGGCGACTGCGGCTTGATTTACTGGAACAGTTTGAGGGGTTGAAAAAAGCGGTCACCGAGGGCCTGGGAGAGGGCAGGTTGCAGCAGCAGGAGAAGCTCGGGGAGTTGCGTGAGTCCCTGGCCCAATCCCTGGTACGGCATCGAGAGGCCTTCGATGAACGTCAGCTGGAGAGCATGCGCAAACAGCAAGAAGCCTTGCAGTCCGGTATGGGCGAGGTACGCAAACAGGTGGCTGAGGCATTGACCCAGCATGCAGACAACCTGGGTAAAAGGGTGCAGGGCCTGACCGAGACCACCGATCATCGCCTCAAGGAGATCAGCGGCCAGGTGGAGAAGCGCCTCAACGAGGGTTTTGAGAAGACCACTGAGACCTTCAACCAGGTGCTCACTCACCTGACCCGTATCGATGAGGCGCAGAAGAAGATCACCGAACTCTCCAGCAATGTGGTGAGTCTGCAGGAGGTGCTTGCGGACAAGCGTTCCCGGGGTGCCTTCGGCGAAGTACAGTTGTCGGCGCTGGTGCGCAATGTGATGCCGGAATCGGGTTTTGCCCTGCAACACACCCTGAGTAACGGGCGCCGGGCGGACTGTGTGCTGTTTCTACCCGATCCCACCGGCAATGTGGCGATCGATGCCAAGTTTCCCCTGGAGTCCTATCAGCGCATGCTCGACGATCAGCTGGCCGAGTCGGAGCGTAGCCAGGCACAGCGGCAGTTCCGCAGCGATATCAAAAAACATATGGAGGATATCGCCAGCCGCTATATCATCCCCGGTGAAACCTCGGACGGTGCAGTGATGTTCATTCCGGCGGAGGCGGTGTTCGCTGAGATCCATGCCCACTTCCCCGACCTCGTGGAGGAGGCCTTCCGTAAGCGGGTATGGCTGGTATCGCCAACCACCATGATGGCGATTCTCACCACTGCCCGTGCTGTGCTCAAGGACGCGGCCACCCGGGAACAGGTGCATATCATTCAGGAACATCTGCGTGCCTTGTCGAAGGACTTCGGTCGCTTTCAAAACCGTATGGACAACCTGGCGCGACATATCGGGCAGGCACACCAGGATGTCAGCGATGTGAATATCTCGGCGCGCAAGATCACCAATCGCTTCGATAAGATCGAGAAGGTGGAACTGGACGAGGAGCAGAGCCCGGACCTGCCGGTGTTTCGCAAGGCGGCGCTACCCGACTCGGAGGATGAATGA